In the genome of Pelmatolapia mariae isolate MD_Pm_ZW linkage group LG4, Pm_UMD_F_2, whole genome shotgun sequence, the window CTTAcctcatacattttttttcaccaaatgTGTGTAGTACTTAAAGTATATGATAAAGGAAAATACAGTGAGTGATACTGTTGTACTTAAAAGCATGTGATGTCTTTTATAGTAAGGAAAGCAGAGATGATGATGGGAAATGAAGGTggcttattaaaaaaacagcaatatAAATATTAGGTCAACCAGGTGATTTCTCATAAATTCTAATTTGAAAGCATTGGAGCAGCAATGAGAAACCATATGCCAGGCTAGCCAACAAAGCTGCTGACCTCTCAGCTGCACAGCTAAAACCATTGTTAATGGGACCCAGATATGCCCACAGATTCTGAGGGAATTGGAGACAGGAAGATTCAAGCCTGCGTTACAGTCAAGCTAACGTAACTTGGACGTAAGTGAAAAGTTAACACGAGCCAACGATGAGAGAAGGCTTTCGGACAGAACACTTTTTGCAAAGTGATACAAAGAGAGAAACTAATTTATTTTGGCTTTAACTGATATACATTTTTAGATTTCATTGAGCAAGTACTGCTTGCTTTGCTTTCTCTGACAGGACATCGCTGATTAATAGCCTCTTGTTTTCATCGCAAATTATAAAAACTGTTATGGGTTTTGATGTGGAGCTTTGGATCcaatttgttttggttttctaaCCTTGTCTTGATGAATTATTATTAGCAGTAGCAGTAATAGTTTGCGCTCCCTTAGTGTCACCCTGTCTGTTTGTCCTTCTGTCTGCCGGGCACTATTATCATGTTTAGGCCTAGTTGtgtcttcctgtttctgttctTAGCTGTTTTGCTTTGATATCTGGTTTTCTATCATGTCTTTTTGTGGTGTTTACTTCCTTTTTGTGTAATTATCTTCATCTGTGTTAATTATAATAGTCGTCAGTATATTTATAGTTCTGTCATTCACTTTTTTAGGATGGTGTTTTTTATGCTcgtgtgtttttaagctgttttctcagcatgcatttgtttttcaatttgtttctttgcattttgttagtTTCCTTCTCTGTTGGATTTGTGGACTTCTCCTGGCAGTCTTGTACAGTaccttttgttgtattttataaATGGGCTTCAAAgggaaaacaacaacagagaaaagaggttcTTAAGAGTGTAGTTTATATATgggctttaaaaaaacccatttaTGTTTTGGTAAATATGACCAAGTAGTTTTCATGCTTCAAGCTAATCAAGCTATAACAGAGAactgaaaaaacccaacaaaaccaaacaaacaaaaacataaaggaaAAACTAAATTTCTTGAAAGCTTTTCTAGCAGACACCCCTGAAGCCTTGATCTTTTATCTCAATGAGTCAGGAATATAATTTACATGTATAGATGCCACATTGCAATAGTCCATAAAGTGGgcccaaatgcagacaaaatACTGAGGCAGAGTGACAGCTAGATAAATGGAAAGCTAAAAACAAGAAATCAGCAGGAAAAAGCACCATAAGGCACAGTAATTCAAGGGTGAAAAGACAACAACACTATATACACACCAGGGAGATAATAAGACACAGATGAACTCAATCAAGGCAAAAATGTATGTAAAGAGAGAAAGTCAGAGGAGTGAAACACATAAGAAACAGTATACAGGATGAGAACAGGATTCAGTTCCCCACATCGGTTTGTTGGCATTAATTAGAAATGCTgttaggtgatttttttttggctttaagCAGAGGACCGCTagctgttttcctgtttggACATTTTATGACAAACTGAGTTACAGACAGATGGCTGTAGCTTCAGATTTACTATAAAGATGTGAAAGGGTTATTAATTGTTGCATCCAAAAACTGCAGTGCAGCTATCAAATAATATCTCTCCTTCATATTTTCATCCAGGACTCAGTTCCCCACATTGCTCTGTTGGCATCAGGTGGGGGTCAGCGAGCAGCCTTGGGTCTGGTGGGTTCCCTCCATCAAATGGAAAAGGAAGGTCTGCTGGACACGCTGCTCTACCTAGGAGCAGTTTCAGGGTCTACATGGTATAAACAATGACACAAACATTAAATAGAATTCTTTATTTACCAGAATATATGATAAAATAGTCATTACAGTAGCCAAGTagaaacaatatatacagtatatatatacagtgcATATACATGCATGTTAATTGATATATGGGATGTTTTTCTGCTTATGTTAATAAGCTTTTGGCTTGACGTAATAagatttatatttcttttagaTTATCTTGTGATTACCAGCTCCATGCACCTAACACCCCTTTTTGTACCAGTTAGGGATTAGTTTTAGTATGATTAGTTTTACTGGTTCATTTCTTTGGCTCAGAATGAGCAAAGAGATGCTCAGTTCAATTCAGGATCATTTATTTACTGTCAAATCACAAGCATGTGCTTGTGAAACAGGCTGCAAATGCAACAGAAATCAGCTAAAGAAGtcgtgaaaatataaaaagtgaACGAATAATAGTGTGTTTTATTCTGGTAAAATCACTGATTACAGCAAGACACTAAATCATGGACAGCCTTTTACAAATTTACAGGTTTACAGGTAGACACATCATTATCAAGTCTAACATAAAAAgaagacaagaagaaaaaaaattaacaaggGGATCACTACAAGGTGCAATCACCTTATCTGCAACAATTTTTTTCCTATTGACGTCTGTCTTATACAGCTGCCTGACTTGCTTTATCTGTTAGGTCCATGGCCTCCTTGTACAATGACCCACAATTTAGCACCAACATGGATGTGGCAGTGTCCAGGCTGTTAGATTCCCCGAGTGTTAAACTTGAGCAAGCTGTGGATTGGTTGGGTGAGAGAGCAAAAGAAGAGAACTTCTCTCTTGCTGATATCTGGGGGGTCTTAACTTCAGCTGGAATTATGAAACAGGTACCAGTGCAAGCACAAAGACAAACTATAGTTCATATAATTCTCATTTGAAATTCAGTTCTCTCTCTGCTATACAGACTAAGGCTCTCAGAGAAATCTCTTGTGTTCCATCAGATGGACCTACGGTGTCTTTCAGATGAGGCCAACAGGAATGCCACAAACCCTTATCCCATCTACTGTGCTATTGAAAAGCACTGCTTTACTCAAGGGCCTATAGAaggtacatacatacataaagaCATCTTAGATTAGCTCCTTATTAAGTGGTTTATAATGCACTCTCGCATCTTTTAGGAAAATGGTTTGAGATAAGCCCCCACGAGGCCGGATTCACAGAGTTGGGTCTCTTTATCGAAACATCTCTCCTGGGCAGCAAATTCCAAAATGGAACGCTgctggagaaaaagaaagagatggacatggtcaaGTTACAGGGTGAGTGTTTACAGGCTGAACAGGGGAATATGAGATTGTTTTGATGATGCCTAGAATATGTAGCTGATTTTACTTTCAAGTACGGATGCGATGAAGCTTTTCACTTTAAATCACCAAAAGAACCACCAAAACTGTTAGTATCAAAAGGGCAACATGGTGGCTCAGTGCTTTCTATTGTTGCCAAGTCAGTACAGTGTAATTTTGTGCAGTCTATATATTCTTCTTATGCTTGCAAATGTTTCATCACAGTTTCAACTGTTATAGCAATGTGCCCCTTCCGTAGATGCCTAATTTCCTACACTGATGCATGATAGAAATATCAGTGGAGGCTAAAATTTATGTGCATATCTACACCTGGGCCGCAGGTTATGTAAAAACAGGAAGGTACAAGGCCACATGACTTTTAGTGAAAATGTAAGTTGTTTTAATTTATCATCTTTGCTGTTATTTGTTAGGGTTTATACAGAAAAACTAAACTGCAGCTTCAGGATAGTGGggtgtggtttaatttagtggCCCATTAACCAACCAACAAAGAGAAGACATCTTTCTGATGCTATTTACCCATGCACTTAGAGTAGGAAGAACCCAGAAAACGATTTAGGGACTGAGAACAAGAGCTGCTGTATATTTGTCTGATCTTATGGCTGCAGAAGATCAGAAAAATATACAGGCGCcagaccatttaaagatttaaaaccagcaaaaggatttaaaaatagatccTAAATTCCATTGGAAGCCAGTGCATGGAGCCAGGATATGGACGGCCAGGAGtgacaaaatgaattaaataaatacatcattaaataattaattaaatgctgattcatttcatttaaaaaattaaataaattatttatttatttgcaattttatttaattaatggcACATAATGACAAATTTAGAGCCATCCATGACTTAACATTGGTAAGACAAATAAGCAGGAGTCCAACTGAAGAGCTATCAGAGTGATTCAAAGCTAGATAGAGCTGGCAAATCGTCAGAAATGAAAGTGTTTTGGGAAAAATTGCTCCCAATGGCAGGAGATACAATGAAAACAGTAGTGGCCCAAGAATAGATCCCTGAGGCACGAAAGTGCCAAGCCAGAAATGACCAAACAATGCTTTAGTCAAGAGATCAGCAGATCGTGATCCACCATGTCAAATGCAGCAGTCAGAGCCAACAAAATAGTGACTAGTTTTCACACTACTCTGATAACTTTAGATCCTTCTGAAAATTATTGCATGAAAACTCAACAGCACTTTCCAGTTAATCAGTCTGGGGACAAATACTAGTAAAATATTGTGAGAGTGACTGTCATTCTTTATACGTCTAAAAACACATTAGAGGAAACCAGCCAAAAACAGAACTATGAACCCAACTAATTGGAAAGTATGATTGCATAGAGGCAGCCTGCACTGAACAATGGTGTACGCGACTTCCACTGCCAGGAATATAATGTAAAGCACGAGTCAATGTAGATGTTTCCTCATCTGTAGGAAGAAATAGGTTTCATTCCTAAATATTAATACAGAAGATTTTCAGTGTCTGGTGTAAAATACAAACATCTAAAATCATTTTCTCATTGTACAGGTATTTTAGGCTGTGCGATAGCTAATGAGGAGACTCTCAGAGACTTTGTCCCTCAATGGCTGAATGGTAATCACAGTTTGAAAAGCATACCTGCACCAGTATGTTGACTGTGTCATGTTAACCTGctcagcttgtgtgtgtgtgtgtgcgtgtgttttagTGCCTGGGCATTTGGACAGTGCTGCTAAGGAGTACCTGCGTGTATGGATCATCCTTGATAAAGTGATAGCTCTGACCAGAATAACTGTTGAGGACACTACTGCTCTGATGTACCTGGATAAGCTGCAGAAAATCCTAGAAGGTAAATGTTTCCAAGAATGTCTTAAAGAATATTACCTGGGTAGATGTGAGCAGaaccccaaccagtcacagcagatggccgcccctccctgagcctggtcctgccggaggtttcttcctgataaaggggagtttttccttcccactgtcaccaagtgcttgctcattgggGGCCAGCTGATTGTTGGGCTTCTCtttaatattgtagggtctttaccttacaatataaagtgatttaaggtgactgttgttgtgatttagcatgatattaaaaaattgaattgaactgaattaataGAGTGTAGCTACTGATATTTACAAGCCAAATAAAAGTTGGAAAATAGAACTGAACGTGAAAAATTTATGACATTTCTTTGTAATGCCGTAATCATGCAGCAAATGTCTATCTGAAAATGCCGCAGTACCTATTAGACTCTTATCTTTCCCAGACAAGGTAAATCATAGCAAGACTGAGTCTGTGGAGGCAGCGAGTatggaggaaagaaaaactctttttaaCCAGTGGAGTCAGGAGCTGCTGGCAGCAGTTGAGACGTGGAGCCAAAGTTTGGATGATGGAGCTTTCAAAACAGACGGTCAGTGTACAGTATAGCTGATAAGCACACAGTCTTGTCAGTATTGGAGAGAAAAAGACAGTTTTTGTTGTACTCTATTCATGTCAATGTATTTCTCCCAGTTTCTTTCCTAATAAAGCAAGTAATTCCCCTGATTGCTGAATGGAAGTGGGGAACAACTGGAAACTTCCTTTATCAATACCAAGGTGAGTCAGACAATTTAAGCAACAGTTATGACCCATTCCCACTGAATGAGTCATTTGTCATAAGGACTACTAGTGATACTATTCCTATTGGATATATGTGACACTTAAGGTTAGAAATTCAAACATTAGGACTCATCTAtgttaaatggcctgtatttgtatagcgctttacacattcagtcatccacccattcacgcactggtgatggcaagctacattgtagccacacaAAActggcgcactgacagaggcgaggctgccggacactagcgccaccgggccctctgaccaccaccaggaggcaacaggtgaagtatcttgcccaaggacacaacaaccgagactgtccaagccggggctcgaaccggcaaccttccgattacaaggcgaactcgcaactcttgagccacgatcgccccacgATCTGCTCTGGGAGTAGATGAATCTGGGACTTGTCCACTTTTATAAACCTGCATCTATCTACATCTACAAAGCTCAAGAGGCTACCAAGACAAACCTATTACCCTGAATTCCAACCTTAAAAAACATTACtaactttgggtttttttttatttattgtaattgGTCTGATGGGTTGTCTTGGTCCAGAAGCTACTGCACTTTCCACTTTGCACTTTTTCCAGTGACATACATGTCAGCTGAGTAGGTGGACCTGTAATGTGACCAAGGATATGCTGGAATACACACTAATAAATGAATGAGGCTGTATGCAGCCCAGACCACCTCATTCACAAAAGTAGTTAGAGCTGTACACAGGAGCTTGGATAACCCAAATGCCTGTTTGGACAAGCCAAATTCAGTTAAACACATCTAAAGCTCAGTCAATGATTACAGGTAGTGAAATAAATACCTGGGGTCAGCCATACGAATCAATCGACAAGACAACAAAGGACAAGCTGAAAAAGAATGTGCTAGCAGAGTGGAGTGGGAGGAGACGAGTGTCAGTGGTGATTTGTGACACAGAGATAGAAACAAGAATGAAAAGGAAGGTCTACAAGGTGATGAGAGCCGCAGTGATGTATGGGTTGGAGACAGTGGCactaacaaaaagacaggaggtggaggtgacAGAGCTGAAGGTGTCCAGGGactctgaattggataagcagaagaaaatggattgcTAGCACTGTCGCATCACAGGAAGAAACCCCTGGGTTTGAATTCACTGAGAATTcagtttacatgtttttttcagTTCAAATACATGCATGAAGTTGGGTTAACTGGTCATTTTAAATTGATTGCAGCCCTCGGCTTTGTGTTAGCTCGTAGTGTTAATGGTCACAGTGACATCCATAATGGTTGCAAGTGCAATGAAGAAAATCAAATGAAGAAAACTAGTGAAAGAAAAGCtgattctctctctgtctctggttcTGGGCAGA includes:
- the LOC134625809 gene encoding cytosolic phospholipase A2 gamma-like, giving the protein MQTGLTGFMNAVVCLCLVNSVILSQAADNMEGNVALSERPIRQSHSLCAGEKEYVHKRKQIVLHSLNTLEINCTADSVPHIALLASGGGQRAALGLVGSLHQMEKEGLLDTLLYLGAVSGSTWSMASLYNDPQFSTNMDVAVSRLLDSPSVKLEQAVDWLGERAKEENFSLADIWGVLTSAGIMKQMDLRCLSDEANRNATNPYPIYCAIEKHCFTQGPIEGKWFEISPHEAGFTELGLFIETSLLGSKFQNGTLLEKKKEMDMVKLQGILGCAIANEETLRDFVPQWLNVPGHLDSAAKEYLRVWIILDKVIALTRITVEDTTALMYLDKLQKILEDKVNHSKTESVEAASMEERKTLFNQWSQELLAAVETWSQSLDDGAFKTDVSFLIKQVIPLIAEWKWGTTGNFLYQYQESSVPACLYSNERLQLIDAGLVINVPYPSFLGDKRDIDLIIAPEYSAGNMFETLTLARDYAAEMEKPFPEINDTILEDRDWPKDCYVLEGKEKEPTIIYMPLFNRRNCKDAEEFKAKMDEFSTFQRPFSLEKIKFVLETAKENVKNNKETLLKEINKAALRRHNKWQG